One genomic region from Streptomyces venezuelae encodes:
- a CDS encoding family 1 encapsulin nanocompartment shell protein — protein sequence MTTPDVTNNLHRELAPITPAAWAEIEEEARRTFRRHVAGRRVVDVPDPAGPGLAAVGVGHLTDIEPPAPGVSARLREARPIVELRVPFTVSRAAVDDVERGSKDSDWQPVKDAARTMAYVEDRTIFDGYGAAGVDGLRSRSSNPVLRLPAEPREYPDAVSRALTALRLVGVDGPYALLLGADQYRAVSETSDHGYPVAAHLGRMLDGSPIWAPALSGGFVLSTRGGDFELLLGQDVAIGYAGHDAHGIDLYFHETLTFLAHTDEAVVVLEA from the coding sequence ATGACGACTCCCGACGTGACGAACAACCTGCACCGAGAACTCGCCCCGATCACCCCCGCGGCCTGGGCGGAGATCGAGGAGGAGGCCCGCCGCACCTTCCGGCGCCACGTCGCCGGCCGTCGGGTCGTCGACGTGCCCGACCCGGCGGGCCCCGGACTCGCCGCCGTCGGAGTGGGCCACCTCACCGACATCGAGCCGCCCGCGCCCGGCGTCTCGGCGCGGCTGCGCGAGGCGCGGCCGATCGTGGAGCTGAGGGTGCCTTTCACCGTCTCCCGGGCAGCCGTGGACGACGTCGAGCGCGGCTCCAAGGACTCCGACTGGCAGCCCGTCAAGGACGCGGCGCGCACGATGGCGTACGTGGAGGACCGGACGATCTTCGACGGGTACGGCGCCGCCGGCGTCGACGGACTGCGCTCCCGGTCCTCCAACCCGGTGCTGCGGCTGCCCGCCGAGCCGCGCGAGTACCCCGACGCGGTCAGCCGCGCCCTGACGGCACTGCGGCTCGTGGGCGTCGACGGTCCGTACGCCCTGCTCCTCGGCGCCGACCAGTACCGGGCGGTCAGCGAGACCTCCGACCACGGCTACCCGGTCGCCGCCCACCTGGGCCGGATGCTCGACGGCTCCCCGATCTGGGCACCGGCCCTCAGCGGCGGCTTCGTCCTCTCCACCAGGGGCGGCGACTTCGAGCTGCTGCTCGGCCAGGACGTGGCGATCGGATACGCGGGCCACGACGCGCACGGCATCGACCTGTACTTCCACGAGACGCTGACCTTCCTCGCCCACACCGACGAGGCCGTGGTCGTCCTGGAGGCCTGA
- a CDS encoding FdhF/YdeP family oxidoreductase has product MGPTPQGDPEFHPYHHPAAGWGAAKSVTRFLVAERALVDGPRAIMRMNHENTGFDCPGCAWPDDTKGLRLDICENGIKHVTWEMTSKRVGREFFAAHSVTELAGWSDFDLENQGRLTEPMVYDPDTDHYVPIDWKDAFETVGRALRELDSPHRAAFYTSGRLGNEATFLYQLMARELGTNNLPDCSNMCHEASGRALQASLGTGKGTVDLKDWESADALFILGVNAASNAPRMLTALAEAHHRGARIVHVNPLVEAAATRAIVPHDFLDMALLKTTKTSTLNLQPRIGGDMALLRGMAKAILEQSETDPRALDREFIDRHTSGFDEYRAVCEAASWEQLEKQSGLSRAEILAAARVYGEADRSIVSWCLGVTQHEHGVDTVREIVNLLLLRGNLGREGAGPSPVRGHSNVQGNRTCGIDHRPSDAFLDRLAEACGIEPPREHGLDTVRAIKAMHEGDVTVFVGMGGNFALAAPDTPYTYAALANCDLTVQVSTKLNRSHVVHGRRALILPCLGRTEKDHQRKGIQSTSVEDSMSMVHLSVGMKRPASPHLLSEPAIVAGMARAALPGSATPWEWYVEDYDRIRDTMARALDGFEDFNRRVRLPLGFRIKQPARELVFLTPSGRAEFSSAVLPDVVPAPGTLALGTMRSHDQWNTTIYSDNDRYRGIRNLRTLVFMNRADMRERGIPDLGPVDITSIAKDGSRRFLKGYLAVPYDIPRGCAAGYMPEMNVLCALGDYSTQSDQPIMKHVKVVIGPAA; this is encoded by the coding sequence GTGGGGCCCACTCCCCAGGGCGACCCGGAGTTCCACCCGTACCACCACCCCGCGGCGGGCTGGGGCGCCGCGAAGAGCGTGACGCGCTTCCTCGTGGCCGAGCGCGCGCTGGTGGACGGGCCCCGGGCGATCATGCGGATGAACCACGAGAACACGGGGTTCGACTGCCCCGGCTGCGCGTGGCCGGACGACACCAAGGGGCTGCGGCTCGACATCTGCGAGAACGGCATCAAGCACGTCACCTGGGAGATGACGAGCAAGCGGGTCGGACGCGAGTTCTTCGCCGCCCACTCGGTGACCGAGCTCGCCGGGTGGAGCGACTTCGACCTGGAGAACCAGGGCCGGCTGACCGAGCCGATGGTCTACGACCCGGACACGGACCACTACGTCCCGATCGACTGGAAGGACGCCTTCGAGACGGTCGGCCGCGCCCTGCGCGAGCTGGACAGCCCGCACCGGGCGGCCTTCTACACCTCCGGCCGGCTCGGCAACGAGGCGACGTTCCTCTACCAGTTGATGGCCCGCGAGCTCGGCACGAACAACCTGCCGGACTGCTCCAACATGTGCCACGAGGCGAGTGGCCGCGCCCTCCAGGCCTCACTGGGCACGGGCAAGGGGACCGTCGACCTCAAGGACTGGGAGAGCGCCGACGCGCTGTTCATCCTCGGGGTCAACGCCGCCTCCAACGCGCCCCGGATGCTCACCGCCCTCGCCGAGGCGCACCACAGGGGCGCGAGGATCGTGCACGTCAACCCGCTGGTCGAGGCGGCCGCCACCCGCGCGATCGTCCCCCATGACTTCCTCGACATGGCCCTTCTCAAGACGACGAAGACCAGCACACTGAACCTCCAGCCGCGCATCGGCGGCGACATGGCGCTGCTGCGTGGCATGGCCAAGGCGATCCTGGAGCAGTCGGAGACCGATCCGAGGGCCCTGGACCGGGAGTTCATCGACCGTCACACCTCCGGCTTCGACGAGTACCGCGCGGTGTGCGAGGCCGCGTCGTGGGAGCAGCTGGAGAAGCAGTCCGGGCTGAGCCGTGCCGAGATCCTCGCGGCGGCGCGGGTGTACGGGGAGGCCGACCGCTCCATCGTCAGCTGGTGTCTGGGCGTCACGCAGCACGAGCACGGCGTCGACACCGTCCGGGAGATCGTCAACCTCCTTCTGCTGCGCGGCAATCTGGGGCGTGAGGGCGCGGGACCCTCCCCCGTCCGCGGCCACAGCAACGTCCAGGGCAACCGCACCTGCGGCATCGACCACCGCCCCTCCGACGCGTTCCTCGACCGCCTCGCGGAGGCCTGCGGGATCGAGCCGCCCCGCGAGCACGGCCTGGACACCGTCCGCGCGATCAAGGCGATGCACGAGGGCGACGTCACGGTGTTCGTCGGGATGGGCGGCAACTTCGCCCTGGCCGCCCCGGACACCCCGTACACGTACGCCGCACTGGCCAACTGCGACCTCACCGTGCAGGTGAGCACCAAGCTCAACCGCAGCCATGTCGTCCACGGCCGCCGGGCGCTGATCCTGCCGTGCCTCGGCCGGACCGAGAAGGACCATCAGCGCAAGGGGATCCAGAGCACGTCCGTCGAGGACTCGATGAGCATGGTCCACCTCTCCGTCGGCATGAAGCGCCCCGCGTCGCCGCACCTGCTCTCCGAGCCGGCCATCGTCGCGGGCATGGCGCGCGCGGCGCTGCCCGGCAGTGCGACGCCGTGGGAGTGGTACGTCGAGGACTACGACCGCATCCGCGACACGATGGCCCGCGCCCTCGACGGCTTCGAGGACTTCAACCGGCGGGTCCGGCTGCCCCTCGGCTTCCGCATCAAGCAGCCCGCCCGCGAACTGGTCTTCCTCACGCCGTCCGGGCGCGCCGAGTTCTCCTCGGCCGTCCTGCCCGACGTCGTCCCCGCGCCCGGCACCCTGGCGCTGGGCACCATGCGGTCGCACGACCAGTGGAACACCACGATCTACTCCGACAACGACCGCTACCGGGGCATCAGGAACCTCCGCACGCTCGTCTTCATGAACCGGGCCGACATGCGCGAGCGCGGCATCCCCGACCTCGGGCCCGTCGACATCACGAGCATCGCGAAGGACGGCAGCCGGCGGTTCCTCAAGGGCTACCTCGCCGTCCCGTACGACATCCCCCGGGGCTGCGCCGCCGGCTACATGCCGGAGATGAACGTGCTGTGCGCGCTCGGCGACTACAGCACGCAGAGCGACCAGCCGATCATGAAGCACGTCAAGGTCGTGATCGGCCCGGCGGCCTGA
- a CDS encoding S8 family peptidase, whose amino-acid sequence MALPQHTKARLALAVSAATAAALLGTFAAVPAQAAPAEGVVLAAGSADAVPGSYIVTLKQGAGFKAASAKGRDLISGYGGTVRKTFGSALNGYTATLGAAEARRLAADPAVASVEQNQVFRADATQTNAPWGLDRIDQANLPLNGTYTYPDSAGAGVTAYVIDTGVRVSHAQFGGRAVNGYDAVDGDTVAQDGNGHGTHVATTIAGSTYGVAKAAKIVAVRVLDNAGSGTTAGVIAGIDWVTSHHAAGAPAVANLSLGGGASTALDNAVKNSIADGVTYAVAAGNSGVNASSSSPARVAAAITVGATSNTDAKASWSNYGSVLDLFAPGVSITAGWHTSDTATNTISGTSMATPHVAGAAAVYLAGQTSATPAQVATALVNGSTPNKVTSPGSGSPNRLLRLVP is encoded by the coding sequence ATGGCACTCCCTCAGCACACCAAGGCCCGGCTCGCGCTGGCCGTCTCGGCCGCGACCGCGGCCGCCCTGCTCGGCACCTTCGCCGCCGTCCCCGCCCAGGCGGCCCCCGCCGAAGGCGTCGTCCTCGCGGCCGGGTCGGCCGACGCCGTGCCCGGCAGCTACATCGTCACCCTGAAGCAGGGCGCGGGCTTCAAGGCGGCCTCCGCCAAGGGCCGGGACCTGATATCCGGTTACGGCGGCACGGTCCGCAAGACCTTCGGCTCCGCCCTCAACGGCTACACGGCCACCCTCGGCGCGGCGGAGGCCCGCCGCCTCGCCGCCGACCCCGCCGTCGCCTCCGTCGAGCAGAACCAGGTCTTCCGCGCCGACGCCACGCAGACCAACGCGCCCTGGGGCCTGGACCGCATCGACCAGGCGAACCTGCCGCTCAACGGCACGTACACGTACCCCGACTCGGCGGGCGCCGGCGTCACCGCGTACGTCATCGACACCGGCGTCCGCGTCTCGCACGCGCAGTTCGGCGGGCGGGCCGTGAACGGCTACGACGCGGTCGACGGCGACACCGTCGCCCAGGACGGCAACGGCCACGGCACGCACGTCGCCACCACCATCGCGGGATCGACGTACGGCGTGGCCAAGGCCGCGAAGATCGTCGCCGTCCGGGTCCTCGACAACGCGGGCTCCGGCACCACCGCCGGCGTCATCGCGGGCATCGACTGGGTCACCTCCCACCACGCGGCGGGCGCCCCGGCCGTCGCCAACCTGTCCCTCGGGGGCGGCGCCTCCACCGCCCTCGACAACGCGGTGAAGAACTCCATCGCGGACGGCGTCACCTACGCCGTCGCCGCGGGCAACTCCGGCGTCAACGCGTCCTCCTCGTCGCCCGCCCGGGTCGCCGCCGCCATCACGGTCGGCGCCACGAGCAACACCGACGCCAAGGCGAGCTGGTCCAACTACGGTTCGGTGCTCGACCTCTTCGCCCCCGGCGTGTCGATCACCGCGGGCTGGCACACGAGCGACACGGCCACCAACACGATCTCGGGCACCTCGATGGCCACCCCGCACGTCGCGGGCGCCGCCGCCGTCTACCTCGCGGGCCAAACCTCCGCCACTCCGGCGCAGGTCGCGACCGCTCTGGTGAACGGCTCGACCCCGAACAAGGTGACCAGCCCGGGCAGCGGTTCGCCCAACCGCCTGCTGCGGCTCGTCCCGTAG
- a CDS encoding GreA/GreB family elongation factor, protein MTGGPEPLNAVARAAFARELADLRTEREAVAVTLRHGGGDQPGDRADQADELQRVTELQRLDARITLIEGRLREGSVAGPPSTDTVGVGSSVTVRFADATEATVQIGEVAEVLDATMVTGDSPLGRALLGHRAGDTVEYDTPEGRTTAVVLSLGDAS, encoded by the coding sequence ATGACCGGTGGACCCGAGCCCCTCAACGCCGTCGCCCGTGCGGCGTTCGCACGCGAACTCGCCGATCTCCGCACCGAACGCGAAGCGGTCGCCGTGACCCTGCGCCACGGCGGGGGCGATCAGCCCGGCGACCGCGCCGACCAGGCCGACGAGTTGCAGCGCGTCACGGAGCTCCAGCGCCTGGACGCCCGCATCACCCTGATCGAGGGGCGGCTGCGCGAGGGTTCGGTCGCCGGGCCGCCGAGCACCGACACGGTCGGCGTCGGCAGTTCCGTGACCGTACGGTTCGCGGACGCCACGGAGGCGACCGTCCAGATCGGGGAGGTCGCCGAGGTGCTGGACGCGACCATGGTGACCGGCGACAGCCCGCTCGGCCGCGCGCTGCTGGGCCACCGCGCCGGCGACACCGTCGAGTACGACACGCCGGAGGGCCGGACGACCGCGGTGGTGCTGTCGCTCGGCGACGCGTCATAG
- a CDS encoding phosphoribosylaminoimidazolecarboxamide formyltransferase: MELRYGINPQQLVATAAPVEPGSRPVRVVNGSPSYINVLDALNSWQLVREASRVLGRPAAASFKHVSPAGAAVAGPVDEVTAELYGVGRDGVGALTSAYLRARDADPKSSYGDFAAVSHPVDAELAELLTRVVCDGVIAPGYAPGTVETLSRKKSGRFLVMEADEAFTPSSHEAREVFGVRLTQQRDDVPLSPALLDDVVCGELTTTAAEDLLLGLAVLRHTQSNSVCYVRGGATLGIGAGQQSRVDCTRLAGAKTDTWWLRRHPAVRALAFRPGVRRQDRINWQIRFVEGDLTPDERTRLSGALSVPALDLDHDQRAGWLAELTGVAFASDGALPFRDNVDHAHRHGVTAIAEPGGSIRSTDVEDACREHGIALARTGLRLFHH; the protein is encoded by the coding sequence ATGGAACTGCGTTACGGCATCAATCCCCAGCAGCTGGTGGCGACCGCCGCGCCGGTGGAGCCCGGGAGCCGACCGGTCCGGGTGGTGAACGGCAGCCCGTCCTACATCAATGTCCTCGACGCGCTGAACAGCTGGCAGTTGGTGCGGGAGGCGAGCCGGGTCCTGGGCCGGCCGGCCGCCGCCTCCTTCAAGCACGTCTCGCCGGCCGGAGCGGCGGTGGCCGGGCCGGTCGACGAGGTGACCGCCGAGCTGTACGGCGTCGGCCGCGACGGCGTCGGCGCGCTCACGAGCGCCTATCTGCGGGCCCGTGACGCCGATCCGAAGTCCTCGTACGGCGACTTCGCCGCCGTCTCGCACCCGGTCGACGCCGAGCTCGCCGAGCTGCTGACCCGGGTGGTCTGCGACGGGGTCATCGCCCCCGGCTACGCACCGGGCACCGTCGAGACCCTCAGCCGGAAGAAGAGCGGCCGCTTCCTGGTCATGGAGGCCGACGAGGCCTTCACCCCGTCGAGCCACGAGGCCCGGGAGGTGTTCGGCGTCCGGCTGACGCAGCAGCGTGACGACGTGCCGCTGTCCCCCGCCCTCCTGGACGACGTCGTCTGCGGTGAGCTCACGACGACGGCCGCGGAGGACCTGCTGCTCGGACTCGCGGTACTGCGCCACACCCAGTCCAACTCCGTCTGCTACGTGCGCGGCGGGGCGACCCTGGGGATCGGTGCCGGGCAGCAGTCCCGGGTGGACTGCACCCGGCTGGCGGGCGCGAAGACCGACACGTGGTGGCTGCGCCGCCACCCCGCCGTCCGGGCGCTCGCCTTCCGGCCGGGCGTCCGCCGGCAGGACCGGATCAACTGGCAGATCAGGTTCGTCGAGGGCGACCTCACCCCGGACGAGCGCACGCGCCTGTCCGGGGCCCTGTCCGTGCCCGCCCTCGACCTCGACCACGACCAGCGCGCCGGGTGGCTCGCGGAGCTGACCGGGGTGGCGTTCGCCTCGGACGGCGCGCTGCCCTTCCGGGACAACGTCGACCACGCGCACCGGCACGGCGTCACCGCCATCGCCGAACCCGGCGGGTCGATCCGCTCGACCGACGTCGAGGACGCCTGCCGGGAGCACGGGATCGCTCTCGCGCGCACCGGGCTGAGGCTCTTCCACCACTGA
- a CDS encoding glycosyl hydrolase family 8: MRRRSVSLLGLAGLLVLPLTSIPQAQAQAPAQPRAQAQDQAAADGLVSAGKPVTASSIEGTGFEAGRAVDGNTATRWASLEGVDPQWVRIDLGATHTVSRVKLNWEAAYGKAYRIQTSADGSTWTDVYATTTGDGGVDDLAVSGSGRYLRMHGTSRGTPYGYSLWEFEVYGAPSGGGVPGGPAVPFGSHLKPYAAGTLKPSGTQAAIDQKVVDYYNKWKAAFVRQNCGNGWYQVISPDADHPYVAEAQGYGMVVTATMAGADPDAKKIFDGLVKWKIDHPSSINPDLLAAEQDAACRSVNGGDGATDGDMDVAYGLLLADKQWGSAGTYNYKDLALKHIAAIKKDELNPTTKLLKLGDWSSSGDQYYYISRTSDWMVDHFRAFRTASGDTTWDAVRSAHQTQISRLQSTYASGTGLLPDFVVDTNTTPKPAPGQVLEDPNDGAYWWNACRTPWRIADDAVTSGDATSLAAARKLNSWIKSKTGGDPNKIAIGYRLNGTQISAGSEAAFFAPFAVAAMTDPGSQAWLDALWNKMLTTPVDTSSYFSASIQLQVMITASGNHWVP, translated from the coding sequence ATGCGTCGTCGAAGCGTCTCGCTTCTCGGGCTCGCCGGACTGCTGGTGCTGCCCCTGACGTCGATCCCGCAGGCACAGGCACAGGCACCGGCGCAGCCGCGTGCGCAGGCACAGGACCAGGCCGCCGCCGACGGTCTCGTCTCCGCCGGAAAGCCGGTGACGGCCTCCTCGATCGAGGGTACGGGCTTCGAAGCCGGCCGCGCGGTGGACGGCAACACCGCCACCCGCTGGGCCAGCCTGGAAGGCGTCGACCCCCAGTGGGTCAGGATCGACCTCGGCGCGACGCACACCGTCTCCCGGGTGAAGCTCAACTGGGAGGCCGCCTACGGCAAGGCGTACCGGATCCAGACCTCGGCCGACGGCTCGACCTGGACCGATGTCTACGCGACCACGACCGGCGACGGCGGCGTCGACGACCTCGCGGTCTCCGGCAGCGGCCGGTACCTCCGGATGCACGGGACCTCGCGCGGCACCCCGTACGGCTACTCCCTCTGGGAGTTCGAGGTCTACGGCGCCCCGAGCGGCGGCGGTGTCCCCGGCGGACCGGCCGTCCCCTTCGGCAGCCACCTGAAGCCGTACGCGGCGGGCACGCTGAAGCCCTCCGGCACGCAGGCCGCCATCGACCAGAAGGTCGTCGACTACTACAACAAGTGGAAGGCCGCCTTCGTCCGCCAGAACTGCGGCAACGGCTGGTACCAGGTCATCTCGCCCGACGCCGACCACCCGTACGTCGCCGAGGCGCAGGGCTACGGCATGGTCGTCACCGCGACGATGGCCGGCGCCGACCCCGACGCGAAGAAGATCTTCGACGGTCTCGTGAAGTGGAAGATCGACCACCCGTCCTCGATCAACCCGGACCTCCTCGCGGCCGAACAGGACGCCGCCTGCAGGAGCGTCAACGGCGGTGACGGCGCCACCGACGGCGACATGGACGTGGCCTACGGCCTGCTCCTCGCCGACAAGCAGTGGGGCAGCGCCGGCACCTACAACTACAAGGACCTCGCGCTCAAGCACATCGCCGCGATCAAGAAGGACGAGCTCAACCCCACGACCAAGCTCCTCAAGCTGGGCGACTGGAGCAGCTCGGGCGACCAGTACTACTACATCTCCCGCACCTCGGACTGGATGGTCGACCACTTCCGCGCATTCCGTACGGCCTCCGGCGACACCACCTGGGACGCCGTGCGCAGCGCGCACCAGACGCAGATCTCGCGGCTCCAGTCGACGTACGCCTCCGGCACCGGCCTGCTGCCCGACTTCGTCGTCGACACGAACACCACGCCCAAGCCGGCCCCCGGCCAGGTCCTGGAGGACCCGAACGACGGCGCGTACTGGTGGAACGCGTGCCGTACCCCGTGGCGCATCGCGGACGACGCGGTGACCAGCGGCGACGCCACGTCGCTCGCGGCGGCGCGGAAGCTCAACAGCTGGATCAAGTCGAAGACCGGCGGCGACCCGAACAAGATCGCCATCGGCTACAGGCTCAACGGCACCCAGATATCGGCGGGCAGCGAGGCCGCGTTCTTCGCGCCGTTCGCCGTGGCGGCCATGACCGACCCGGGCAGCCAGGCATGGCTGGACGCCCTCTGGAACAAGATGCTGACCACCCCGGTCGACACGAGCAGCTACTTCTCGGCCAGCATCCAGCTCCAGGTCATGATCACAGCCTCGGGCAACCACTGGGTCCCGTAG
- a CDS encoding DUF1345 domain-containing protein produces the protein MNRLLADAVPRLVGTAVAGAATGVLVGSLSDPPLGILAGIAAAEALFVAVGWLVLWPMDAAATHRNVRREEFRPVVEELVVVGTAVCGLVGIIVMLMAGRSDLGHAAAATALCGVFMAWAALHLMYATRYAYDYYALHPGGGIDFNTDAPPRYSDFLYFSFNLGMTYQVSDTNVSTSSLRATVLRHCLLSYVFGASILATTINLVTGIVTG, from the coding sequence GTGAACCGCCTGCTCGCCGACGCCGTCCCGCGTCTCGTCGGAACGGCGGTCGCCGGGGCGGCGACCGGCGTGCTCGTCGGTTCCCTCTCGGACCCGCCGCTGGGCATCCTCGCCGGCATCGCCGCGGCGGAGGCCCTCTTCGTCGCCGTGGGGTGGCTCGTGCTCTGGCCCATGGACGCGGCCGCCACCCATCGCAACGTCCGGCGGGAGGAGTTCCGGCCCGTCGTCGAGGAACTCGTCGTCGTCGGGACCGCCGTCTGCGGCCTCGTCGGCATCATCGTGATGCTCATGGCCGGCCGGTCGGACCTGGGCCACGCCGCCGCCGCGACGGCGCTCTGCGGCGTGTTCATGGCCTGGGCGGCGCTCCACCTGATGTACGCGACCCGCTACGCGTACGACTACTACGCCCTGCACCCCGGCGGCGGGATCGACTTCAACACCGACGCCCCGCCGCGGTACAGCGACTTCCTGTACTTCAGCTTCAACCTCGGCATGACCTACCAGGTCTCCGACACGAACGTCTCGACGTCGTCCCTCCGCGCGACCGTCCTCCGGCACTGCCTGCTGTCGTACGTCTTCGGCGCCAGCATCCTGGCCACCACCATCAACCTGGTGACCGGCATCGTCACGGGCTGA
- a CDS encoding Dyp-type peroxidase yields the protein MVDAQPVLTPPSQAAVFLVATVAPGGETVAREALRDLSGLTRSVAFRSPESGLRCVAGVGSEAWDRLVGDPCPRDLHPFTPLRGPRHRAPATPGDLLFHLRARRTDLCFELARLILDRLGGAVTVVDEVHGFTYFDERDLLGFVDGSENPAGSAATEAVHIGDEDPAFRGGSYVVVQKYLHDMTAWDALTVEEQEHVIGRTKQANVELPDGVKPSDSHVALTTIVEDDGTERQILRQNMPFGRVGSGELGTYFIGYARTPAVTERMLRNMFLGDPPGNTDRILDFSRAVTGCLFFVPSADLLDDLPAAPDSAAASPGESLGIGSLKGAPAS from the coding sequence ATGGTCGACGCGCAGCCCGTCCTCACACCCCCCTCCCAGGCGGCCGTCTTCCTGGTGGCCACCGTGGCCCCCGGCGGAGAGACGGTCGCACGGGAGGCACTGCGGGACCTGTCGGGCCTGACCCGTTCGGTGGCGTTCCGGTCCCCCGAATCCGGGCTCCGCTGCGTCGCCGGAGTGGGGTCGGAGGCCTGGGACCGGCTCGTCGGCGATCCGTGTCCGCGCGACCTGCACCCCTTCACGCCCCTGCGCGGCCCCCGCCACCGCGCGCCGGCGACCCCGGGCGACCTGCTGTTCCATCTGCGCGCCCGGCGCACGGACCTCTGCTTCGAACTGGCCCGGCTGATCCTGGACCGGCTGGGCGGCGCGGTCACGGTCGTCGACGAGGTCCACGGCTTCACCTACTTCGACGAGCGCGACCTGCTCGGATTCGTCGACGGCAGCGAGAACCCCGCGGGCTCGGCCGCCACAGAGGCGGTGCACATCGGCGACGAGGATCCGGCTTTCCGGGGCGGGAGCTATGTCGTCGTGCAGAAGTACCTGCACGACATGACGGCCTGGGACGCCCTCACCGTCGAGGAGCAGGAACACGTCATCGGCCGCACCAAGCAGGCCAACGTCGAACTGCCCGACGGCGTCAAGCCGTCCGACTCGCACGTCGCGCTCACCACGATCGTCGAGGACGACGGCACCGAGCGGCAGATCCTGCGCCAGAACATGCCGTTCGGCCGGGTCGGCAGCGGCGAGCTGGGCACGTACTTCATCGGCTACGCCCGCACGCCCGCCGTCACCGAGCGGATGCTGCGCAACATGTTCCTCGGGGATCCCCCGGGCAACACGGACCGCATCCTCGACTTCTCCCGCGCCGTCACCGGCTGCCTCTTCTTCGTGCCGAGCGCCGACCTGCTCGACGACCTCCCCGCCGCCCCGGACTCGGCCGCCGCGAGCCCCGGGGAGTCCCTGGGCATCGGCAGTCTGAAAGGAGCCCCCGCGTCATGA
- a CDS encoding molybdopterin molybdotransferase MoeA yields MAWDRARARAQDSAGQPLPGVTRELDAALGHALAGPLTALTDLPPFDTSAMGGGARVQTGASAVLRGEHGDVGADDGLLGDRSGNPGAGGPGRDVRMRGQECRAGEVLLPAGTAVTPAVVGLAAAAGHDRLLVHRRPRVELLILGDELPESGPPRGGRVRDALGPLLPPWLARHGAEVICRRPVADDPGRLRDALRGSTADVVVTTGSTAAGAVDPLHAVLAESGARLLVDSVAVRPGHPMLLAELPPPPDGRPRLLVGLPGHPLAAVAGAVTLAVPLLRRLGGHADRDPESYRTTTASALPGHPHDTRLLPVRRVTHGILPLPFDGPAMLRGLAVADGLAVVPPGGVPAGADVEVLDVPGP; encoded by the coding sequence GTGGCGTGGGACCGGGCGCGCGCCCGTGCCCAGGACAGTGCCGGGCAGCCGCTGCCCGGCGTCACCCGCGAGCTCGACGCGGCCCTCGGCCACGCCCTCGCCGGACCGCTGACGGCCCTCACCGACCTGCCGCCGTTCGACACGTCGGCCATGGGCGGCGGCGCCCGTGTGCAGACGGGGGCCAGTGCCGTACTGCGCGGTGAGCACGGGGATGTAGGGGCGGACGACGGCCTGCTGGGCGACCGCTCGGGGAATCCGGGGGCCGGCGGCCCCGGCCGCGACGTCCGTATGCGGGGGCAGGAGTGTCGTGCGGGGGAGGTGCTGCTTCCCGCCGGGACGGCCGTGACCCCGGCCGTCGTCGGCCTGGCGGCCGCCGCCGGGCACGACCGGCTCCTCGTCCACCGTCGCCCGCGCGTGGAACTCCTGATCCTCGGCGACGAGTTGCCGGAGTCCGGCCCGCCGAGGGGCGGTCGCGTCCGGGACGCGCTCGGCCCGCTCCTCCCGCCGTGGCTGGCCCGCCACGGCGCGGAGGTGATCTGCCGCCGTCCCGTGGCGGACGACCCCGGACGGCTGCGGGACGCCCTGCGCGGCTCCACCGCCGACGTCGTCGTCACCACCGGCAGTACCGCCGCCGGGGCGGTGGACCCCCTGCACGCCGTACTCGCGGAGTCGGGCGCACGGCTCCTGGTCGACTCCGTCGCCGTGAGGCCCGGTCACCCCATGCTGCTCGCCGAGCTGCCACCGCCCCCCGACGGCCGGCCCCGCCTCCTGGTCGGGCTGCCCGGACACCCCCTGGCAGCCGTCGCCGGAGCGGTCACCCTCGCCGTACCCCTGCTGCGCCGCCTCGGCGGCCACGCGGACCGGGACCCCGAGTCGTACCGGACGACCACCGCCTCGGCACTGCCCGGGCACCCGCACGACACCCGGCTCCTCCCTGTGCGGCGTGTGACGCACGGGATCCTGCCGCTCCCCTTCGACGGCCCGGCGATGCTGCGCGGGCTCGCGGTCGCCGACGGCCTCGCGGTCGTCCCGCCCGGCGGCGTGCCGGCCGGGGCCGACGTCGAGGTCCTGGACGTACCCGGACCCTGA